One region of Drosophila subobscura isolate 14011-0131.10 chromosome J, UCBerk_Dsub_1.0, whole genome shotgun sequence genomic DNA includes:
- the LOC117894388 gene encoding uncharacterized protein LOC117894388: MATNPPPVAPRSKRQKAGACCPPPACCAPTPTRERFAHVPDFSPCSTQMCKYFGGHDDPFYPPFDPKECARMRRGDYDRSLGYPIGVVASSFTVRTGIANQESVRFAGNLKGFAHSYYTRRDEWQPEMIDQIVAEGQVLFNDSAGMDNANESVNPEIYDENEQRVTRHFKINEIEFAMELEAAIEMPGYPNILRNLRRIMREFFKHVKYGIFWTPNWYLLIWKEKGIWMVLDLNGRDTETLKANHDNGYPVLLAFKSLDNVIWLIKKESNLDKNDKFTLREIIVVRLVTPGLEGRSYDREHGVRMSEFDVIASDYAYVLSNLHLTLNPKDALRNRSALPVAVASALASKIDHPATWDQKMYDKVMCYGVNMCKNCWEPCHDLNQPMDLDSFPRQIRMGQFVAEILLSPNIFEGWWKCVPMYKFNDFHLMLEKALEQNDYVIFQINNQMYSLWKKGDFIYLMDPYRHHIVGRILEEGEDPKSASVRMFGNIDRLLSVFHQILLESNRSAIFHIHGLKIRNITECPPGTAPALLAPDQDVEVASLNENIRFDENYDKCMEELGEISDYEEDLASEIEPIVEISSSEEMVEEEEGGEEAAGGEGDEGDEDED, encoded by the exons atGGCCACGAATCCTCCGCCAGTTGCTCCTCGAAGCAAGCGTCAGAAAGCTGGTGCCTGCTGTCCGCCACCAGCCTGTTGTGCGCCCACTCCGACACG cGAACGCTTTGCTCACGTGCCGGACTTCAGTCCCTGCTCGACGCAAATGTGCAAATACTTTGGCGGCCACGATGATCCCTTCTATCCTCCCTTCGATCCCAAGGAATGTGCGCGCATGCGTCGCGGCGACTATGACAGGTCCTTGGGCTATCCCATTGGTGTGGTGGCCAGCAGTTTTACGGTCAGAACGGGCATTGCCAATCAGGAGAGCGTACGCTTTGCGGGCAATCTCAAGGGTTTCGCGCACAGCTACTACACCCGACGGGACGAATGGCAGCCGGAGATGATCGATCAGATTGTCGCCGAGGGTCAGGTGCTGTTCAACGATTCGGCGGGAATGGACAATGCCAATGAATCGGTGAATCCCGAGATCTATGACGAGAATGAGCAGCGTGTCACGCGTCACTTCAAAATCAATGAAATCGAATTCGCCATGGAGCTGGAGGCGGCCATCGAGATGCCTGGCTATCCGAACATCCTCCGAAATCTGCGCCGGATCATGCGTGAGTTCTTCAAGCATGTGAAATATGGCATCTTCTGGACACCCAATTGGTATCTGTTGATCTGGAAGGAGAAGGGCATTTGGATGGTTCTCGATCTCAATGGGCGCGACACAGAAACCCTCAAAGCGAATCATGACAACGGCTACCCTGTGCTCTTGGCCTTCAAGTCGCTGGATAATGTCATTTGGCTGATCAAAAAGGAGAGTAATCTCGACAAGAATGACAAGTTCACGCTGCGAGAGATCATTGTGGTGCGTCTGGTCACGCCAGGGCTCGAGGGGCGCTCCTACGATCGGGAACATGGCGTACGAATGAGCGAATTTGATGTGATTGCCTCGGACTACGCGTATGTCCTGTCGAATCTACATCTCACGCTCAATCCAAAGGATGCGCTGCGCAACCGCAGTGCCCTACCGGTGGCCGTGGCCTCTGCTTTGGCCTCGAAAATCGATCATCCCGCCACATGGGATCAGAAAATGTACGACAAGGTCATGTGCTATGGCGTCAAcatgtgcaaaaattgctGGGAGCCCTGCCACGATCTGAATCAACCCATGGACCTCGACTCGTTTCCCCGGCAGATCCGCATGGGACAGTTTGTGGCCGAAATTCTGCTCTCGCCGAACATCTTTGAGGGGTGGTGGAAGTGCGTCCCGATGTACAAATTCAACGACTTTCATCTGATGCTGGAGAAGGCCCTGGAGCAGAATGACTACGTCATCTTTCAGATCAACAATCAGATGTACTCGCTGTGGAAGAAGGGGGACTTCATCTATCTAATGGATCCCTATCGGCATCACATTGTGGGGCGCATACTGGAGGAGGGCGAGGACCCGAAGAGCGCCTCTGTGCGCATGTTCGGCAACATTGATCGCCTGCTGAGTGTCTTCCATCAGATACTCCTGGAGTCGAATCGTTCGGCCATCTTTCACATTCACGGCCTAAAGATTCGCAACATCACAGAGTGTCCGCCGGGCACAGCGCCCGCTCTGCTGGCCCCCGATCAGGATGTGGAGGTGGCTTCGCTCAATGAGAACATTCGCTTTGATGAGAACTACGACAAGTGCATGGAGGAGCTGGGCGAGATTAGTGACTATGAGGAGGATCTGGCCTCCGAGATTGAGCCCATTGTGGAGATTAGCTCATCGGAGGAGATGGTCGAAGAGGAGGAGGGCGGTGAGGAGGCAGCTGGCGGCGAGGGAGATGAGggcgacgaggatgaggattaG
- the LOC117894389 gene encoding glutamate dehydrogenase, mitochondrial-like, whose translation MLRKISKLSFNNGSKTILQSCHRQLHKMPEHLQQVETEKDPEFSSMIMFYYHKAAQLLEKELNRQMDVYTYMTPDQKSQRVEGILQMIGSVNTALEVNMSIKRQNAYEVITGYRAHHSLHRLPLKGGIRYATDVTGSEVKALAAIMTFKCACVNIPFGGSKGGICIDPKRYSSDELQNITRQYTMELLKRNMIGPGVDVPAPDVNTSGREMAWMEDQYSKTFGFKDINAKAIVTGKPLHNGGVGGRESATGRGVWKSADIFLQDKEWMDQLGWQRGWQDKRIVIQGFGNVGSFAAKFAHEAGGKIVGIKEWDVSITNPDGIDIEDLLAYKTQNDSIKGYPKAQESKEDLLIADCDILIPCATQKVITSENAKDIKAKFILEGANGPTTPAAETILIDRGVLILPDMFCNAGGVTVSYFEYLKNINHVSYGRMSAKRISQTINALFDSINESLCNCDIKCPHIEPSERLKRIRDAREEDIVDAALQTVMEMSALGIKKTAIKFNVQKDLRTAAYIWSTLKIFRVMDGSGIW comes from the exons ATGTTACGAAAGATTTCTAAACTTAGTTTTAACAATGGCAGCAAGACCATCTTGCAGTCTTGTCATCGACAGCTGCACAAAATGCCAGAACATTTGCAACAAGTGGAGACCGAAAAGGATCCCGAATTCTCATCGATGATCATGTTCTACTACCACAAGGCCGCacagctgctggagaaggaACTGAATCGCCAGATGGATGTCTACACGTACATGACACCCGATCAGAAGTCGCAGCGAGTGGAGGGCATCCTGCAGATGATTGGGTCTGTGAACACAGCTCTAGAGGTGAATATGAGCATCAAGCGGCAGAATGCGTACGAAGTGATTACAGGGTATCGCGCGCATCATTCGCTGCATCGCTTGCCACTCAAGGGAGGCATTCGATATGCCACGGATGTGACAGGCAGCGAAGTAAAGGCCCTGGCCGCCATCATGACCTTCAAGTGCGCCTGCGTGAACATTCCTTTTGGTGGCTCCAAGGGCGGGATATGCATTGATCCCAAGCGATATTCCTCCGATGAGCTGCAGAACATCACGCGACAATACACCATGGAGCTGCTCAAGCGGAACATGATTGGTCCTGGCGTGGATGTCCCCGCGCCAGATGTGAATACCAGCGGCCGGGAGATGGCCTGGATGGAGGATCAGTATAGCAAGACCTTCggcttcaaggacatcaatgCCAAGGCCATTGTGACGGGTAAACCCCTGCACAATGGCGGCGTTGGAGGACGTGAGTCAGCCACGGGACGTGGCGTCTGGAAATCTGCAGATATCTTTCTGCAAGACAAGGAGTGGATGGATCAATTGGGCTGGCAGAGGGGTTGGCAGGACAAACGGATTGTCATTCAGGGTTTCGGGAATGTGGGCTCCTTTGCTGCCAAGTTCGCCCACGAAGCGGGTGGAAAAATTGTGGGCATCAAGGAGTGGGATGTTTCCATCACAAATCCCGATGGCATCGACATTGAA GATCTTTTGGCTTATAAAACCCAAAACGACAGCATCAAAGGTTATCCCAAAGCACAGGAATCGAAGGAGGATCTGCTGATTGCCGATTGTGATATTTTGATACCCTGTGCCACACAAAAGGTCATCACCAGCGAGAATGCCAAGGATATCAAAGCAAAGTTCATACTGGAAGGTGCCAATGGGCCTACGACTCCAGCAGCCGAGACAATTCTCATCGATCGTGGGGTACTCATCCTGCCCGATATGTTCTGCAATGCGGGTGGGGTGACCGTTTCATATTTTGAGTATTTGAAGAACATTAATCATGTGTCCTATGGGCGGATGAGCGCCAAACGCATCTCTCAGACGATCAATGCGCTGTTTGATTCGATTAATGAGTCGCTCTGTAATTGCGACATCAAATGT CCCCACATTGAACCCAGCGAGCGTTTGAAACGCATTCGTGATGCCCGCGAGGAGGATATTGTCGATGCTGCGCTGCAAACTGTCATGGAAATGTCCGCTTTGGGCATCAAGAAGACtgccattaaatttaatgtacAAAAAGATCTACGTACGGCTGCCTATATCTGGTCCACGCTGAAGATTTTCCGCGTGATGGATGGTTCGGGCATTTGGTAG